GGGTCTCGAACAGGCGGGGCTCGGGCCCGAGCGCGTCCTTTACGCGCAAGGCGGCGACGACAGGATGTTGCTCGCGATGTGCGAAGACGCGCTGCGCGATGGCTCGCTGGCCTGCGTCGTCGCCGAGGTGAAGGCCGCCGACCAGACCGCGACGCGCCGCCTGCAACTCGCGGCGTCGGAAGGGGGCACGCCGATGATCCTCTACCGGCGATATCGGCGGTCCGGACAATGTCCGCTCGCCGACCCCTCGCTTGCCATGACCCGGTGGCGCATCGGCACCTTGCCGTCGACGGGGCTCGCCGTCCCCGGCGTCGGCCGCGGCTGCTGGACCGTCGAGCTCGTCCGCCAGCGCGGCGGCCCGCCTTTTTCCCTCGAACTGGAGGCGTGCGATGACCAGGGTCGCCTCGCTCTACCTGCCGCAACTCGCGATCGAACGGCTTCGCCGGGGCGCGCGATTGCCGCAGGCGGGGCGGCAAGACACGCGGCCTGAGCCGCCGCGGCGGGGGCCGCGAACCCCGATGCCGCTCGACGGCGCCGCGATCGACGATATGCCGGGGGCCTGTTCGGTGCCGCGCGGCGGCGGCTGGCGT
This genomic interval from Sphingopyxis chilensis contains the following:
- a CDS encoding ImuA family protein yields the protein MSMMPFSLPRPGAGELAALRDAVARAAAARGPVLPFGVAPLDRLLAGGGLDGAGLHEVAGASASLSDDAAATLFAAGIAARFAAAPGVSALWALTRFDLYAPGLEQAGLGPERVLYAQGGDDRMLLAMCEDALRDGSLACVVAEVKAADQTATRRLQLAASEGGTPMILYRRYRRSGQCPLADPSLAMTRWRIGTLPSTGLAVPGVGRGCWTVELVRQRGGPPFSLELEACDDQGRLALPAATRDRTASPGRAIAAGGAARHAA